A single window of Gossypium hirsutum isolate 1008001.06 chromosome A10, Gossypium_hirsutum_v2.1, whole genome shotgun sequence DNA harbors:
- the LOC107935899 gene encoding receptor-like protein 31, with product MANTLSFSVLILLTALLCMTVTCFNEDQSVLLQFKAHITSNPLNVWPYDWSSATSVCNWTGISCGINGRVTSLNLPNMNLYGTILPSLGKLSLLLALNMSGNSFHGHFPSELANLQRLELMDLSHNELSGGIPPWFGNLTKLQHLSLNGNNFTGNISPYLFNMINLETMDFSHNFLQGSLPHEIGNFPKLKILRL from the coding sequence ATGGCCAATACACTCTCATTTTCTGTTTTGATCTTGTTGACAGCCTTATTATGTATGACAGTAACATGTTTTAACGAAGATCAATCTGTTCTTCTCCAATTCAAAGCCCATATTACTTCTAATCCTCTAAATGTTTGGCCATACGACTGGTCCTCCGCAACCTCCGTTTGCAACTGGACTGGCATTTCTTGCGGCATTAATGGCCGAGTCACGTCCTTGAATCTTCCCAACATGAACCTGTACGGCACTATCCTTCCATCCTTGGGTAAGCTTTCGTTGTTATTGGCTCTCAACATGAGCGGGAACAGTTTCCACGGCCATTTTCCATCTGAGTTGGCCAACTTGCAACGTTTAGAACTCATGGACTTGAGCCACAATGAGCTTAGTGGTGGAATCCCTCCATGGTTTGGCAACTTAACCAAGCTTCAGCATCTAAGTCTCAATGGCAACAACTTTACAGGTAATATCTCTCCATATCTTTTCAACATGATAAACCTGGAAACAATGGATTTCAGCCATAATTTTCTTCAAGGAAGCTTACCGCATGAGATTGGTAACTTTCCAAAGTTGAAGATTCTCCGTCTGTGA